The Dioscorea cayenensis subsp. rotundata cultivar TDr96_F1 chromosome 7, TDr96_F1_v2_PseudoChromosome.rev07_lg8_w22 25.fasta, whole genome shotgun sequence genome includes a region encoding these proteins:
- the LOC120264512 gene encoding multiple organellar RNA editing factor 3, mitochondrial has product MAAASRRLLSSLLVRALRPSPPLRPAAAVVLARLAPRCVPSRPKTTAGSGYSPLNDPNPNFSNRPPKETILLDGCDYEHWLIVMEFPEDPKPSEDEMIAAYVKTLTAVVGSVEEAKKKIYSVCTTTYTGFGALISEELSYKVKGLPGVLWVLPDSYLDVPNKDYGGDLFIDGKVVHRPQFRFDERQQTRSRPRPRYDRRRETMQVERRETMYRGGPGSRQMPQNAPHGDQTVVPRDGN; this is encoded by the exons ATGGCGGCGGCGTCGCGGCGCTTGCTCTCCTCCCTCCTCGTGCGCGCTCTCCGCCCCTCTCCTCCTCTCCGCCCTGCCGCTGCGGTCGTGCTAGCGCGCCTCGCCCCCCGCTGTGTTCCCTCGCGGCCGAAGACGACTGCGGGGTCGGGCTACTCGCCGCTTAACgaccctaaccctaacttcaGCAATCGACCTCCCAAGGAGACCATTCTACTCGATGGCTGCGACTATGAGCACTGGCTCATCGTCATGGAGTTCCCTGAAGACCCTAAGCCATCGGAGGACGAGATGATCGCAGCGTATGTTAAAACCCTTACCGCCGTTGTTGGGAG TGTGGAGGAAGCCAAGAAGAAGATTTACTCTGTTTGTACTACGACATACACTGGTTTTGGTGCGTTGATATCGGAGGAGCTTTCTTACAAAGTTAAAG GATTGCCAGGGGTTCTGTGGGTTTTACCTGATTCTTACCTTGATGTGCCAAATAAAGACTATGGAG GGGATCTTTTTATTGATGGTAAAGTAGTGCATAGGCCGCAATTTCGGTTTGATGAGAGACAGCAGACGAGAAGCAGGCCTCGCCCACGATATGATCGGCGTCGGGAGACAATGCAGGTTGAGAGAAGGGAGACAATGTATAGAGGAGGGCCTGGCTCACGGCAAATGCCTCAGAATGCGCCTCATGGAGACCAGACTGTTGTGCCAAGAGATGGGAATTAA
- the LOC120265687 gene encoding FCS-Like Zinc finger 15-like, with amino-acid sequence MEGLGVVLEGKGMTKGGQILNKVINMKKYTKMLTSSSDNIEHEASSSININMTSFLQSCFLCHRPLSHSKDIYMYRGDRAFCSEECRCMQIRMDEEMALALASGGAAAGRLGKKACGFVKH; translated from the exons ATGGAAGGGTTGGGAGTGGTATTGGAAGGGAAGGGGATGACAAAAGGAGGTCAAATACTAAACAAGGTGATAAACATGAAGAAGTACACAAAAATGTTAACAAGTAGTAGTGATAATATTGAACATGAAGCCTCCTCCTCCATCAACATCAACATGACCTCTTTCCTTCAATCTTGCTTTCTCTGCCACCGTCCTCTTTCTCATTCCAAAGACATTTATATGTAcag GGGTGACAGGGCATTCTGCAGTGAGGAATGCAGATGCATGCAAATAAGAATGGATGAGGAGATGGCTCTGGCATTGGCTTCCGGTGGCGCCGCCGCCGGCCGGCTAGGAAAGAAGGCCTGTGGTTTTGTTAAACattaa
- the LOC120265943 gene encoding 60S ribosomal protein L18-3-like, producing MGIDLVAGGRSKRVKRTAPRSDDVYLKLLVKLYRFLVRRTGSKFNAVVLKRLFMSKTNRPPISLRRLIKFMDGKNDKISVIVGTVTDDKRVYEVPAMMVTALRFTETARARILKAGGECLTFDQLALRAPLGQNTVFLRGPKNAREAVKHFGPAPGVPHSSTKPYVRAKGRKFEKARGRRESRGFRV from the exons ATG GGTATTGATCTCGTCGCCGGTGGCCGTAGCAAGAGGGTCAAGCGCACAGCTCCCAGGTCTGACGATGTTTATCTCAAGCTTCTCGTTAAG CTTTATCGGTTTCTGGTCCGGAGGACGGGGAGCAAGTTCAATGCCGTGGTGTTGAAGCGGCTTTTCATGAGCAAGACCAATCGGCCGCCGATCTCGCTTCGTAGATTGATTAAGTTCATGGATGGGAAG AATGATAAGATTTCGGTGATTGTGGGGACTGTGACGGATGATAAGAGGGTTTATGAAGTGCCGGCGATGATGGTTACGGCGCTGAGGTTCACTGAGACGGCGAGAGCCAGGATCTTGAAAGCCGGTGGGGAGTGTTTGACGTTTGATCAACTCGCTCTTCGTGCTCCTCTCGGTCAGAACACG GTTTTTCTGAGAGGTCCTAAAAATGCCAGGGAAGCTGTGAAACACTTCGGTCCAGCCCCAGGTGTTCCACACAGCAGCACAAAGCCATATGTCCGTGCCAAGGGTAGGAAATTTGAGAAAGCCAGAGGCAGGAGAGAGAGCCGTGGATTTAGGGTTTGA
- the LOC120264388 gene encoding LOW QUALITY PROTEIN: dynein light chain 1, cytoplasmic (The sequence of the model RefSeq protein was modified relative to this genomic sequence to represent the inferred CDS: deleted 1 base in 1 codon) has product MADEARKGGAGAGQAAAAAAAAARKVTVKSADMKEEMQKEAIDCAIEAFEKQGVEKDVAEHIKKEFDKNYGPTWHCIVGRNFGSYVTHETNHFIYFYLDQKAILLFKSG; this is encoded by the exons ATGGCGGATGAGGCCAGGAAGGGTGGGGCAGGTGCTGGGcaggcggcggcggcggcggcggcggcggcgaggAAGGTGACTGTGAAGAGTGCGGACATGAAGGAGGAGATGCAGAAGGAGGCGATCGACTGCGCGATTGAGGCATTTGAGAAGCAGGGAGTTGAGAAGGACGTCGCCGAGCACATC AAGAAGGAGTTTGATAAGAACTATGGTCCCACTTGGCATTGCATCGTTGGTCGCAACTTCG GTTCATACGTGACACACGAGACCAACCACTTCATCTACTTCTATCTGGATCAGAAAGCGATCCTCTTATTCAAATCCGGTTGA
- the LOC120265913 gene encoding nuclear envelope pore membrane protein POM 121, with amino-acid sequence MNSQRGSSASGGSFNNYQFDFGLAGAGSGSSRPLRPSSKPSWTHQPAPSAAPRPTFANPSPSMVGDIFGKTWTSSSSSSSSSSGIGIPTSNPNLFSDLLGPALGSSRASSNTPLKSTKNSFSTGSLSDSLPKQTAPPSTTASAAAAAAPIRPSWGSAENLAGFGVSKGAGQGQPMRSAAGVAGSAMNSKKADPFGSLLDFGSMNSKNSSIASAKPKAPSTGGNGSGFGSFQTANPSKKDDFGTFQNANPPKPENFGIPPPSQKPAPAKAAGADPLDMFFSASAPAAPAPTEASGSEPFSELNDWDLGSEFGGNDSGGGTTTELEGLPPPPPGVSSSGAKTKGLDNYKQGQYADAIKWLSWAVALLEKSGDNASTIEVLSCRASCYKEVGEYKKAVADCSKVLENDGKNVAVLLQRALLYESIEKYRLGAEDLRMVLKIDPGNRLAKSTIHRLNKLAD; translated from the exons ATGAACTCTCAGCGTGGCTCCTCCGCCTCCGGCGGCTCCTTCAACAACTACCAGTTCGACTTCGGCCTCGCCGGCGCCGGCTCCGGCTCCTCCCGGCCCCTCCGCCCCTCCTCCAAACCCTCATGGACCCATCAACCCGCCCCATCCGCCGCTCCCCGCCCTACCTTCGCCAACCCCTCACCCTCCATGGTCGGCGATATCTTCGGCAAGACCTGGAcctcgtcgtcgtcgtcgtcctcctcctcctccggcATCGGCATCCCCACCTCCAACCCTAATCTCTTCTCCGATCTCCTTGGTCCGGCCCTCGGCTCCTCCCGCGCATCCTCCAACACCCCCCTCAAATCCACGAAGAACTCCTTCTCCACCGGCAGCTTGTCCGATTCGCTTCCCAAGCAGACCGCTCCGCCGTCCACCACCgcctccgctgctgctgctgctgctccgATTAGACCTAGCTGGGGATCGGCGGAGAATCTTGCCGGTTTTGGTGTCTCCAAGGGCGCCGGCCAGGGTCAGCCGATGAGATCCGCTGCTGGGGTTGCTGGATCCGCGATGAATTCCAAGAAGGCAGATCCCTTTGGATCATTGCTCGATTTTGGATCCATGAATTCGAAGAATTCTTCAATAGCATCAGCGAAACCCAAAGCTCCCTCCACCGGCGGCAATGGTTCCGGATTTGGCTCTTTCCAGACCGCGAATCCATCGAAAAAGGACGACTTTGGGACATTCCAGAACGCTAATCCCCCAAAACCAGAGAATTTTGGAATCCCTCCTCCTTCTCAGAAGCCAGCTCCAGCGAAAGCCGCCGGAGCTGATCCATTGGATATGTTCTTCTCAGCATCCGCCCCTGCCGCGCCAGCTCCAACAGAGGCCTCAGGTAGTGAGCCATTCTCAGAGTTGAATGACTGGGATTTGGGATCAGAGTTTGGAGGGAATGACAGTGGTGGTGGGACAACCACGGAGCTCGAAGGGCTCCCTCCACCGCCTCCAGGTGTCTCCTCCTCCGGGGCGAAGACGAAAGGCTTGGATAACTACAAGCAAGGGCAGTATGCAGATGCTATCAAGTGGCTCTCTTGGGCTGTTGCACTGTTGGAGAAGTCCGGGGACAATGCTTCCACCATTGAGGTTTTATCTTGTAGAGCTtcgtgctataaggaagtcggAGAGTATAAAAAGGCGGTGGCCGATTGCTCGAAG GTTTTGGAGAATGACGGGAAGAATGTCGCCGTGCTGCTGCAGCGTGCTCTCTTGTATGAGAGCATTGAAAAATATCGACTTGGAGCTGAGGATTTGAGGATGGTTCTAAAGATTGATCCGGGTAATAGACTTGCAAAGAGTACAATTCATCGTTTGAATAAATTGGCCGATTAA
- the LOC120265980 gene encoding polygalacturonase-like, whose translation MVRTSLCKDFVVTDYGAKPDGKTESSKAFLKAWSESCEYNGSARFIIPKGTFYLYPVTFAGPCYNHSSPMVVIQGTLSAPLGLAQFATTRMAWIEFRVLSKLVVNGGGIINGNGQQVWPCIPRCGAGRKSNKMPINILFSQVHDTTISNIHSLDSKGVHLKIQRSWNVTVHNIDITAPGNSPNTDGIYSSLTNLLTLSNINIKTGDDCIAIGQGCTNVLISNIHCGPGHGISVGSLGAHENERNVAGLVVKNCTVSNTTNGVRIKTWGGSKPGKASNITFENIVMKNVSNPIIIDQGYCQKYKRCTNEPSLIQLENIKYKNISGTSFDEVGVTFECSEAVPCKGVSLEDINLKYVGDDDTIANITSSCTFALGKAMGFQNPNPCLSS comes from the exons ATGGTTAGaacttctctttgtaaagatttcgtTGTTACTGATTATGGTGCAAAACCTGATGGCAAGACGGAGAGTAGTAAG GCATTTTTGAAGGCATGGAGTGAATCATGTGAATACAATGGAAGTGCAAGGTTTATAATACCAAAAGGGACATTCTATTTATATCCAGTGACTTTCGCTGGTCCTTGTTACAATCATTCATCACCAATGGTGGTGATTCAAGGGACACTCAGTGCTCCATTAGGCCTTGCTCAATTCGCTACTACTAGAATGGCTTGGAttgagtttagggttttgagtaaGTTGGTTGTTAATGGAGGAGGTATCATTAATGGCAATGGTCAGCAAGTTTGGCCTTGTATTCCTAGATGTGGTGCTGGAAGGAAGAGCAATAAAATGCCCATT AATATATTATTTTCCCAAGTTCATGACACAACAATCAGTAATATACATTCGTTGGATAGCAAAGGAGTTCATCTAAAGATACAAAGGAGTTGGAATGTGACTGTTCATAACATTGACATAACTGCTCCAGGGAACAGTCCAAACACAGATGGGATTTATTCAAGCTTGACCAACCTCCTGACCTTATCTAACATCAACATTAAGACTGGTGATGATTGCATTGCAATTGGCCAAGGTTGCACCAATGTTCTTATTTCAAACATCCATTGTGGACCAGGACATGGAATCAG TGTGGGGAGCTTGGGTGCCCATGAGAATGAGAGAAACGTGGCAGGATTGGTAGTAAAGAATTGCACCGTGTCAAACACTACAAATGGAGTTAGGATCAAAACATGGGGAGGATCAAAACCCGGCAAGGCTTCAAACATCACATTTGAAAACATTGTCATGAAAAATGTCTCCAATCCAATCATCATTGATCAAGGTTattgccaaaaatacaaaagatgCACCAATGAG CCATCATTAATTCAACTAGAAAACATCAAGTACAAGAACATATCAGGAACATCATTTGATGAAGTTGGAGTGACCTTTGAATGTAGCGAAGCAGTGCCATGCAAAGGTGTGAGCCTTGAAGACATTAACTTGAAGTATGTTGGAGATGATGATACCATTGCTAATATCACTTCTTCTTGTACTTTTGCATTAGGCAAAGCTATGGGgttccaaaaccctaacccttgtCTTTCTTCCTAA